One Centroberyx gerrardi isolate f3 chromosome 2, fCenGer3.hap1.cur.20231027, whole genome shotgun sequence DNA window includes the following coding sequences:
- the esm1 gene encoding endothelial cell-specific molecule 1 encodes MSFLLLTVLSSIIVQDVEAWGANVKYAVNCPERCNVDLCGGTQRCRRTVLDDCGCCQVCAAGRGEHCYRTVSGMHGVKCGPGLFCEFYKDEDDYGDEYGICKDCMYGTYGVECRKTCNCKGGICDRETGACLTLKFFAKIASKLKTQPQAGGEVGSGEVSSNQNSDQYTDRSTAPKWLNPR; translated from the exons atgtctttcctcctgctcaCAGTATTGTCTTCAATTATAGTGCAAGATGTTGAGGCTTGGGGCGCGAATGTCAAGTACGCAGTAAACTGCCCCGAGAGATGTAACGTGGATCTGTGTGGCGGGACACAGCGGTGCAGACGGACCGTCCTGGATGATTGCGGCTGTTGCCAGGTCTGTGCAGCCGGCAGAGGGGAACACTGCTACCGCACGGTGTCGGGGATGCATGGGGTGAAGTGCGGACCGGGATTATTCTGTGAGTTCTACAAGGATGAGGACGATTACGGAGACGAATATGGCATTTGCAAAG ATTGTATGTATGGAACCTATGGGGTTGAGTGCCGCAAGACATGCAACTGCAAAGGAGGCATCTGCGACAGGGAGACAGGGGCTTGTCTCACCCTCAAATTCTTTGCCAAAATTGCGAGCAAGCTCAAGACTCAGCCACAAGCAG GGGGAGAGGTGGGCTCAGGAGAAGTCAGCAGTAACCAGAACTCAGACCAGTACACGGACAGATCCACTGCTCCAAAGTGGCTCAACCCTCGCTGA